The Hujiaoplasma nucleasis DNA window GTTTTGAAAATTAACGATTTGTTTGATATTATTGATCAATGCCAAACACATAAAACTGAAGATTATGTTTTTTTAAATATTGTTTCAAAAGATATTGTCTATTTCAATGATTCAATATATTCTGTAGATGAATTAGATAATATTCTTCAAGAATATGATGATGATACTGATTGGATACCTGTTAAAGTAGAATCTTTTGAAAGAGATATGTATCAAGAGTTTTTTGATTTACAAGAAGGACATCTTAAAGAAAAATTATATTTAGTTTTCTTTAGTCGAGGTGGTTATAGTAAAGCAAAGACAGTCATGTATGAAGCAGGTATTATTGATGATTTTTATCGTTTTAGAAATCAATATCAAAGAAGAATCGTTTTTCAATGGTGTGAAGAGCACCAAATATCATTTGAAGATTAGAAAGGAGATTTTTTTATGGAATATTCTAATCCAAAAAAAATTGACTTTAAATTTTCTAAAATATCGTTTGGAGCTTGGCAATTAGGTAATCGCTTTGATTTTGATGAAATGAAAGAAGAATCAGCTATTAAACTTGTTCAATCTGCTTTCCAAGAAGGGATTACTTTATTTGATACAGCACCTAATTATGGTAAGGGTCAAAGTGAAGTTATACTTGGTAAAGCTTTGAAAGGAATTAGAAACAAGGTTTTTATTAATACTAAATTTGGACATGATAGTCATGGACAAACAAATTTTGATGTTGAAAGACTTGAATTTTCAGTGAAAGAAAGTTTAATAAGACTACAAACTGATTATATAGATTCAGTGATATTACATAATCCTGGTAGAGAAATGTTGTATGGAGATCATCCTATATACAAAGAATTAAATAGGTTAAAACAATTAGGATTAATAAAGCATTACGGTGTTAGTGTCGATTGGCCAGAGGAACTTGAAATTGTTTTAAAAGAAAATAATCTAGATGTTATAGAATTAATGTTTAATATTATTCATCAATCACCAAAAATATGGTTTGATGAAATAGAAAAGCAAGGAATTTTATTAATGATCAAAGTGCCATTAGATTCTGGGTGGCTATCTGGCAAATATACAAAAGAAACTATATTTAAGGGCGTTAGATCTAGATGGACTCAAGATAACATTAAGACTAGATTGGAAATTGTCGATAGAATTAAAGAAATAGTTGGTGAGGATATCTTACATGCAAGTTTAAAGTATATTTTGAATTATGATGCAGTATCTTGTGTTATTCCTGGAATAAGAACCGAAGACCATTTAATATCTAACTTGAAAACTTTAGAATATGACTTATCTATAGATATACAAAAAGAGTTAGAGAGTTTATATGAGTCTTATATTAAATATCAAAATACACCTTGGTAATTAGAAAAGGAGTCATATGCCATTATTTGAAACCATTAAATATAAATTAATAAACAAAGAAAAAAACATAGAAATTAGGCAATATAAAGATGTATTGTTAGCTTCAACGAAAACTCAAATGAATTCTTCGATGGATTCTGGTTTTAATAATGTTTTTAATTATATTTCAGGAGAAAATCAAAATAATCAAAAAATTTCTATGACAACACCTGTGGTCACCTATGAAGAAGATAATCAATTGGTTACTGGGTTTTATGTTCCTTCAAAGTATTCTATGGAATTAGCACCAAAGCCAAAGAGTGAAAAGGTTTTTTTAAACCAATTGAATGAATCAATTTATGCGGTTATTAAGTTTAGAGGTAAATGGACAAAAGAAAACTTTAATAAATATGATAGAATCTTAATTGAATATATAAATGATAATAATTATCTAATTCAATCTAGTAGATTAATTTTAAGGTATCAGCCACCTATTGTGCCTGGGATTTTTAGAAGAAATGAAATAGCATACCAAATAAAAAAATAAATAAATGACGATTCATCAAGACTTGTTCTTTGGTGAATCTTTTAATTAGGGTGGATTATTGACTAATCTTTAGGATGATTATGATATAATGAGTCATAGACTATATTAAGGGAGTAAATATGAAAAAAATTCTAATTGCAGCGATGTTTATCTTGCTATTTGTTCTTGTATCATGCACGGATGATACAAGAATATCGACTGATTTTCCAACAACAACAAATCAAGTTACTGAAGAACCAACAACAATAGAAAGCACTTTTGAAGAGACAACGATGCTCCAAACGACAGAAGAAATTACTTCTGAGCAAGCAACTGAGCTGCCAACGACAATTGTTGATACGACAGATGAAACATCTGAAGTTTCTACAACAATCCCAACAGAGGAACCTACAGAAATTCCAACCGAAGAGCCTACTGAAGTGCCAACAACTGAAGAACCAACGACAGAAGAACCAACGACAGAAGAACCTACCACTGAAGTTGAAGTGATAGATACAGTCCTTGGTTTAGAAGATACTCAAGTGATTGTTGATCATTATTTTAATCCTATGCTTGATGTATCGGCTTATTCATCTTTTGGAAAAGATATTACTTATTTAATTGAAATCACCGGTTTTGTTGACTATGGAACTGTAGGAGAATATGATTTAACCTACAATATTTCTTATTTAGAAGATTCTTTTTCAGCGACCAGAAGTATTTCTATTGTTGAAGGCACTTACTCTAGTCCAAGTGGTTCTAGACCTATTGGAGAT harbors:
- a CDS encoding aldo/keto reductase, with protein sequence MEYSNPKKIDFKFSKISFGAWQLGNRFDFDEMKEESAIKLVQSAFQEGITLFDTAPNYGKGQSEVILGKALKGIRNKVFINTKFGHDSHGQTNFDVERLEFSVKESLIRLQTDYIDSVILHNPGREMLYGDHPIYKELNRLKQLGLIKHYGVSVDWPEELEIVLKENNLDVIELMFNIIHQSPKIWFDEIEKQGILLMIKVPLDSGWLSGKYTKETIFKGVRSRWTQDNIKTRLEIVDRIKEIVGEDILHASLKYILNYDAVSCVIPGIRTEDHLISNLKTLEYDLSIDIQKELESLYESYIKYQNTPW
- a CDS encoding SOUL family heme-binding protein; translated protein: MPLFETIKYKLINKEKNIEIRQYKDVLLASTKTQMNSSMDSGFNNVFNYISGENQNNQKISMTTPVVTYEEDNQLVTGFYVPSKYSMELAPKPKSEKVFLNQLNESIYAVIKFRGKWTKENFNKYDRILIEYINDNNYLIQSSRLILRYQPPIVPGIFRRNEIAYQIKK